One Manihot esculenta cultivar AM560-2 chromosome 18, M.esculenta_v8, whole genome shotgun sequence genomic window carries:
- the LOC122722372 gene encoding uncharacterized protein LOC122722372 isoform X2 has protein sequence MFSLFFCMQVGLVPKSKLINLLKAALSGDARKTVITAKELIASGVEAEVIVYQLTSLIINILTITSPAHSGIDGPSKDEESLETESQFKDTQSENLCHALKILLEAEKQHRSSFANITWVYRALLQIASRDISEGISSGISFSKRTVQSSGDTIQSHSRNLASHHCNFETCVQQSTRSRDLKMKSKGKGVESELYLANTKDMDEIWLNILERIESKDMKEFLSSHVKLASLTVSTGNALLPTR, from the exons ATGTTTTCCTTATTTTTCTGCATGCAGGTAGGTCTAGTTCCAAAAAGTAAACTCATCAATTTACTCAAAGCAGCTCTTTCAGGAGACGCTAGGAAAACGGTTATAACGGCAAAGGAATTGATTGCATCTGGGGTTGAAGCTGAGGTCATTGTATACCAATTGACATCCCTCATTATAAATATACTTACTATCACTAGTCCTGCTCACTCAGGAATTGATGGGCCATCCAAAGATGAGGAATCGCTAGAAACTGAATCACAATTCA AAGACACTCAATCAGAGAACTTATGCCATGCGTTAAAGATATTACTTGAAGCGGAGAAGCAGCATAGATCATCTTTTGCCAACATTACATGGGTATATAGGGCTCTTCTACAGATTGCTTCGCGAGATATTTCTGAGGGAATATCTTCAGGAATCTCCTTTTCTAAGAGGACAGTACAATCCTCGG GTGACACAATCCAATCTCACAGCAGAAACTTGGCAAGTCATCATTGCAACTTTGAGACTTGCGTGCAACAAAGTACACGCAGCAGAGACCTAAAGATGAAATCCAAGGGGAAAGGAGTTGAGAGTGAGCTCTACTTAGCTAACACGAAAGACATGGATGAGATTTGGTTGAATATTCTTGAAAGAATAGAAAGCAAGGATATGAAAGAATTCTTGTCCAGCCATGTGAAGCTTGCATCGTTAACAGTATCCACTGGTAATGCTCTTCTTCCTACTAGGTAG
- the LOC122722372 gene encoding protein STICHEL-like 1 isoform X1 — protein sequence MEESSKGAKRNRQRSSSSMAGYFHDPCQNFSAPRDHFCQSSNFTHATSPKATAVEQPLKHGRDCYYIQSSWPPSISKGLAASPGKIDKIKTSHNSQRSGWSVAWQWSRMRQSIIRKNNATDFLSTRSFNGYPQEITFEANCSQENSRKEIDPINPDNFSQSGYSYGYFSNDIQHSHSQQKRLSMSEHRSSTSLSHKYQPKSFQQLVGHEINIKVISNAIQGNKVAQLYLFHGPSGTGKTSIARVFAMALLCESTSPEKPCWTCRGCSRSLYMMKLCSGTRTTGFQRISTLLQRTSFAQAVPGFKVFIIEESHSLTVEAWDDLLGILENINSATFIFVLIADDANTIPESISSKCQKFSFPKLNNKDVALKLARIVAQEAITIEKDAVELIVAKAEGSLKEAEHILGQLILLGPRITGSMVQQLVGAFSFNFSISFHAPPYPLQKRHSSSMSTTFHKREECL from the coding sequence ATGGAAGAATCAAGTAAGGGAGCCAAAAGGAACAGGCAGAGATCTTCCAGTTCCATGGCAGGCTATTTTCACGATCCATGCCAAAATTTTTCTGCACCTAGAGACCATTTTTGCCAGTCTTCTAACTTCACACATGCAACTTCACCAAAAGCAACAGCGGTGGAGCAGCCACTAAAGCATGGGCGCGATTGCTACTACATCCAGTCTTCTTGGCCTCCATCAATAAGCAAAGGTCTTGCAGCATCTCCTGGcaaaattgacaaaattaagaCAAGTCACAATTCCCAACGAAGTGGCTGGAGTGTTGCCTGGCAATGGTCAAGAATGCGCCAAAGCATAATCAGAAAAAATAATGCAACCGACTTTCTAAGTACAAGGTCTTTCAATGGATATCCCCAGGAAATTACTTTTGAAGCCAATTGCTCACAAGAAAACTCAAGGAAAGAAATTGATCCTATAAACCCGGATAATTTCTCCCAATCCGGCTACAGTTATGGATATTTCAGCAATGATATCCAACATAGTCATAGCCAGCAGAAGAGGCTTAGCATGAGTGAGCACAGGTCAAGCACAAGCCTCAGTCACAAGTACCAGCCAAAGAGTTTCCAGCAGCTGGTAGGCCATGAAATTAACATTAAGGTCATATCTAATGCTATTCAGGGGAATAAAGTCGCCCAACTGTATCTTTTTCATGGTCCTAGTGGCACTGGAAAGACATCAATTGCTAGAGTATTTGCCATGGCATTACTCTGTGAATCTACTTCACCTGAAAAACCATGCTGGACTTGCAGAGGATGTAGTAGAAGCCTTTATATGATGAAATTGTGCTCTGGAACTAGAACCACTGGATTTCAAAGAATTAGTACACTTCTCCAGCGCACGTCATTTGCACAAGCAGTGCCAGGATTTAAGGTTTTCATAATCGAGGAGTCTCATTCACTGACCGTAGAAGCGTGGGATGATCTTTTGGGtatattagaaaatataaaCAGTGCTACTTTCATTTTTGTGTTGATTGCTGATGATGCAAACACGATTCCAGAATCCATATCATCAAAATGTCAGAAATTCTCTTTTCCAAAACTTAACAACAAGGATGTCGCATTAAAGCTAGCAAGAATAGTCGCTCAGGAGGCAATTACAATTGAAAAAGACGCTGTGGAACTGATTGTTGCCAAGGCAGAAGGATCACTGAAAGAAGCAGAACACATATTGGGTCAGTTAATTTTATTGGGTCCAAGAATCACTGGTTCCATGGTGCAACAACTTGTAGGTGCCTTTTCTTTTAACTTCTCTATCAGCTTTCACGCTCCTCCATATCCATTGCAAAAACGACACTCTAGCAGTATGTCAACCACCTTCCACAAAAGGGAGGAATGCCTATGA